The Lottiidibacillus patelloidae genome window below encodes:
- a CDS encoding GNAT family N-acetyltransferase, with protein sequence MKIRKLELKDKFGMLEWMIDPEINSYFRFDPNKISEEQIIDFITNADVNEKDKHFAIVDQNDEYLGTISLKNINYQDANAEYAISLRKKAMGNNIAKRATDKIIDIAFKELELHKVYLNVISSNTRAIRFYEKYGFKYEGEFAEHVIIRGKYENLKWYSIIKSCQNN encoded by the coding sequence ATGAAAATAAGAAAATTGGAGCTAAAAGATAAATTTGGTATGCTTGAATGGATGATTGATCCAGAAATAAATAGCTACTTTCGATTTGATCCAAATAAAATTAGTGAGGAACAAATCATTGACTTTATAACTAATGCAGATGTGAATGAAAAAGATAAGCATTTTGCAATCGTAGATCAAAACGATGAGTATCTTGGAACAATTAGCCTGAAAAATATTAATTATCAAGATGCTAATGCAGAGTATGCGATTAGTTTGAGGAAAAAAGCTATGGGTAATAATATTGCCAAGAGAGCGACTGACAAAATAATAGATATAGCATTCAAGGAATTAGAACTTCATAAAGTGTATTTAAATGTTATATCTAGCAATACAAGAGCTATCCGTTTTTATGAAAAGTATGGTTTTAAATATGAAGGAGAATTTGCAGAACATGTTATTATTCGAGGGAAATACGAGAATTTAAAATGGTATAGTATAATAAAAAGTTGCCAGAATAATTAA
- a CDS encoding oligosaccharide flippase family protein: MSKSRAKLFIENFMAYGAINALNKVVPLLMLPIITRLLTDTAEFGKFDMYITIMSLGSSLAVLGMNDAMFREYFEKDDKDYRQRVTSLSLIIVLISSLILSIILIFFNHSLSQFFLGDIQSGSIVVMASIGLLIAAISKIISTPTRIQNKRTVYVVSGLLYSITYYILAITLVYFGFGYKGMIYGNLVSASIILIFFITLNRKFFNLKVFDKKIIKELFKIGLPLMPTFIIYWVFNSMDKIMIANMLNLAQVGIYSVGAKVASISLFIYTAFSGGWQYFAYSTMKDKDQVGLTSKILEYLGIISFFAFFIAIFFDDFIFRIIFTGDYVLGSSVFPYLFLSPLLLMLFQTAGNQFLIAKKSYLITVSLIIGVLTNVTLNYIFINTYGIKGASLATLIGYSISAIIMIIMVKRVKLIEISTRFILVSMATAATVIIIFLFDNINSNIFSFLGIVLIFILYTRDIKTIITSLIRRNDN; this comes from the coding sequence ATGTCTAAAAGTAGAGCGAAATTGTTTATAGAAAACTTTATGGCCTATGGAGCTATAAATGCATTAAATAAAGTAGTACCATTATTAATGTTACCTATTATTACGCGGCTTTTAACAGATACTGCTGAATTTGGAAAGTTTGATATGTATATCACAATTATGAGTCTTGGTTCAAGTCTTGCTGTACTTGGTATGAATGATGCCATGTTTAGAGAATATTTTGAAAAAGATGATAAAGATTATAGACAACGAGTTACTTCCTTATCGTTGATTATAGTATTAATATCATCTCTTATTTTGTCAATCATATTAATTTTCTTTAATCACTCTCTTTCACAGTTTTTTTTAGGAGATATACAGAGTGGCTCTATAGTTGTTATGGCTTCAATAGGGTTACTTATTGCAGCTATTAGTAAGATTATATCAACTCCTACAAGAATACAGAATAAAAGAACCGTTTATGTTGTATCTGGTCTATTGTACTCGATTACTTATTATATTTTAGCAATTACATTAGTTTACTTTGGATTTGGATATAAAGGTATGATTTATGGAAACTTGGTTTCGGCTTCAATTATACTCATTTTCTTTATAACACTTAATAGAAAATTCTTTAATTTGAAGGTTTTCGATAAAAAGATTATAAAGGAATTGTTTAAAATAGGACTTCCGTTAATGCCTACTTTTATTATTTATTGGGTATTTAATTCCATGGACAAGATAATGATTGCTAATATGCTTAATTTAGCACAAGTGGGTATATATTCAGTGGGGGCTAAGGTAGCTTCAATAAGTCTTTTCATATATACAGCATTTTCTGGAGGGTGGCAATACTTTGCATATTCGACAATGAAAGATAAGGATCAAGTGGGATTAACATCTAAGATATTAGAATATTTAGGAATAATATCATTTTTTGCATTTTTCATTGCGATTTTTTTTGATGACTTTATATTCAGGATAATTTTCACAGGCGATTACGTTCTTGGTTCTTCTGTTTTCCCATATTTGTTCTTGTCACCTCTACTTTTGATGTTGTTTCAAACTGCAGGAAACCAATTTCTTATTGCCAAAAAGAGTTACTTAATTACAGTAAGTTTAATTATTGGAGTATTAACCAATGTTACATTAAATTATATTTTCATTAATACCTACGGAATTAAGGGGGCATCTTTAGCTACCTTAATTGGATATTCCATATCCGCTATAATTATGATAATTATGGTAAAAAGAGTAAAATTAATAGAAATTAGTACAAGGTTTATTTTAGTCAGTATGGCCACAGCTGCTACAGTTATTATAATTTTTTTATTTGATAATATTAACAGTAATATTTTCTCGTTCTTAGGAATAGTCTTAATTTTTATTTTATACACCAGAGATATAAAAACTATAATAACTTCATTAATTAGGAGAAATGACAACTAA